AACTTCTCAACATGGGACAATGGATAATCAGGgaacttctcaaaaatttgaaataaaattGTGGATACGCTTACGTGGGTAAAGTTTGTTTGAACTCTAAATTTTCCTTCTACTCCAACTAATTTCCGGCCGATTTGCATCCAAAGAGGTCGGTCCAGAACCAAACAAAACGTTACCAGATTTTGGTAGAGTACTGAATAAAGCATCAGTTAGGTATCAAACTTTGCCTTTGTTTACcatcaaaatcggataacaattgaatttgtcaGTGGTTATAAGGACatgcggattaacttgatacaaagcgataaattagattgcaattggaataaataatgataaaataactgtaaaCCACATAAATTGGATGATTCCAATTTAGGAATGTCAGCCACCCTTGAGTTGAATACACTTTTATTGACTGAAAAAATATCAAAGAGTAGGAGTTTGAAAAATGTATTGCTTATCAGTATATGTTACAATGTCCCTCATGAATTGTCCagtcccctttatatattaggggagatctaccttttaagatattattttattattctataaaAGGCAAAAAGGACCGTTGGTTCCCTTTTTTCGTGATGTCTGCCATAATGActggttaatggcgagaattaaGGACCCctgtcggatgagttggcaaagctttctTCGATGCCGTTGGAAAAAGGACCGGTTATGCCTTCGGTAAACTCGAGGGCATATCTGATGGTTTCGATGGCTAACTTCGACAACGCTTTGGGTTCAATCATAATCACCATGTGCTGATCTTGGCCGATGATGTTTGGCGTCAGATCGATCTTCGAGCTCGACTTCACCTGATCACAGATATTTCGACACTGGTCTAATCGGGGAGTTCGGAAGCTCGACCGAATATCGAGcttggttttacccgtatacagatagtctcctcgttCTTCGGAGAGTAGATGACAAGGAACGACATGAGCCCCCGATTCTCACTTCGATATATCATGACGCAAGTGATAAATATGACGTCAAAATCCCCTTATTTTTCGGAGAGCAAATGATGGGAAACGATTCGAGCTTTCGATTCTTACTTCGATAAAATATGACGATTCATGACGTAAGTGATAAGAATAGTGGAAACATCCTGCCGGTCCAGTCTTTGAGGtattaaatgtgtgtcagttaACGGTCAGCCATCTTGGGATATGAACCGTCGTGATGTGAACCGCCGTTTGGGAACACTATAAATACCCTTCAATCCATTCATTAGAACCTTTTCCTTTCCAACTCTTACTCTTACGTTTTAAGAGAACTTCAACATCTTCATCTTCTGGTTTTCTGGTTTTAAGTTTAAGAACTTCATTCCTTGTGAGTTCTttgaaatttcttcataagttaCCTGCTAGTTACAACTCCTCTTTTACCAACATCTTCTTCTCTCCTCTATTTAGAAAAcatggcaaagacttcaaaatctATTCCTCAAAAAGAAACCCCTTCTTCCTCGAAACCATCAAAAATTGTTTCACTTGCTGCTACTGAGGAACCAACACCGGAACCCCCTCTAAAGTCGTTTGTCCCTTCGGGGTGCCCAACCAGGGCCGACTTTAAGATCGAGAACACCCTCTTGGTACCGGGTCGGTGCGAGCTGGTCTCGAGATACATAGCACTATTACTGACAGCATCCTCGATAAGGTCAAAGAGGACTGTCACTGGGAAGATAGACTCGTTGTGATCCCTACCCCCAAGGAATCGATCACCACCTATGTGGAGggttttctaagtgtttacacttaccctttcacactcgATCCCTTAGACCTAGTCATcatagccttttgcaaaaggtacgAGGTAACTCTCGGGCAGATTCACCCCTTGTTTTGGAGGATTGTAATTCTTTTGCATTTCTTCGTGAGCTAAATCGAGGGGTGTCCATTTACTATCGACCACCTCATGCGCCTGTATAGCCCTTGACTTTACCGAGGGGGATTAATCAATCTCACACGTCGAGCCACTAAGGCCatattctcgagcatcgacgaggatcaGGACCGGGGCTGGTTGGGCcgattcgttcgagtgaggaccttGGACTTGATCCCAGCTGTGGATATGCCATTTTCTGAGAAATGGAAAATGAAATGTAAGTATAACTttgccttcaagatttctttgatttcttttccttttcatcCCTTCTCATCGACGTTATGTGATGATGCAGTTGCTGCCCAGATGTCGGATGccgttcctcgactcaaggagtgggtcgagggcattgtgACATAGAGACCTTATTCCGAGCGCTTATGTCatgagctctcgaagggccgatgggaggcccgtaatcatggtGAGAATTTCTTCACTAAGTTATATTTGATCTTACTTTCACATCATCGATCTTTGAATagttttattttctctttgtaGGTCTACCAAAAGACGCTGAAATGAGGCCTCCATCGGCCGATGATGACATATACGTCGATCCATCTGCTCCGAAGAaagataaagaaaagaaaagaagaaaagcttCGAGTTCCTCGAGCCCTAAAAAGAAGAGACCGAGGAAGCGGCTGGCGCACAAACATAAGAATGCCAGCGCCCGAGAACTCTCATCGGACTCACTCCAACGGTTGAAGGATGAGtccgaaaaagaagaaaaagattctGAGTTGGTGGCCCGCGTGAGAAGCGGTTCCGAAATGCCTCAAAGCCATGGAGGACGTAGAAGAAGCAGTGGTTGAAGTTTCCGAGCCAAGGAGGGTCGAGACCGATTTGCCCCGAGCCAGTGAGGTCGAAAACAAAACAGTGACCGGTACATCTCGGTCAGAAGATAATGTGCCTAAGGAGGTTCTTGGGGTGATTGATCTCTCTGGGTCGCCTTCGTTTACCAATTCTATGATAAACGAGGCTTAGGCGCTGAAAGGTAACCTCGGTGAAGGGTCCCAAGGAGTAGCCGATTCTTTCCACAATTTCTTCGACGGCTTGGATTCTACTACTTCGGAAGATGTCACCGATTTGGGTGACTTACCGGTACCAAGGAAGATACTGTCCTCGGGAACTGGTGGGTCTTCTTCAAGCCCAAAATTAGTGAATCAGTTCCCCGCTCCAAACATTAATCCTACTCGGACACGTGAAATTTGTTTTGTCCATTCCgtaggatgcccgggttctctcTACCCCGatggggattgctagttaccttcggtgcTTGGTGACCGAATAGGATTAAGCTAGAATGAACGAGGTGGAAGTGTCCTGCCtattcaacgaagctcaacaggcGCTGAATCGGGTAATTTCGAATATCCTTTTATTATGTACTTAGATTCAATAATGAATAATCCTAACATTTTTCTTTATgcttgcaggcctcggtgcttcatcacgaggtcTTTCTCCGATACCGGGAGGAGTTCAAGCATCACGAGGGCGAGACTCGGGAGCTTGACGAGAAGAAAGAtgcttacaagcttcttagtgagaatCTCCAGGCCGAGTTAGAAGCGGCTCGGAAGGAGAATGCCTATTTGGTCGACTAGGTAATACGAATATTCGAACTTAGTGATGATGATTCAGACACATTGGCTAATGACTCGAACCCACAAGTTCAAAAGAGACTTGACCAGATCGAGCAGCTCCAGGTGGAGGTGGACATGGTGAAGGCTGGAgccgaagaatggaagaaaaatatggacCGCCTGACCTCGAAAAAAGAGATTGCCCGGGCGCAGTTGGGTTCGGCTGAGATTCTGCTTCGGGCTATAAATGATAAATATTCGGTGCAGGCCAATAAGATCAAGGAACTCCATTCTCAGTTGAACTCGGTTGTTTCTGGTCAAGAGGCCCTGGCCAAGGAACTTGAGGCGGCCAAGTTAGAGGTCGTTGTGACAAAGACCGAGGCCGATGATAAAGAGGCTTAGTtcaaggccgatgccgaggccATTCAGGAATAAGCGAGAAACATGGTAAAGCATGCGAGGTGGCAATCCCAAAGGGACaccctcgagggagtccatgctcagaGTTTTGATATATTGGCTGAAATTGAGAATGCCAAGATATGTGAAGCCAAGGCCCGGAAGCTAGCTTATCCCGATGAGGATTCCAAGGGGTCTGAAGAGTCGGGTGGGTCCGATGGTGGTGAAGACCCTGTAGGCGATGATGTAGCCCCCGATGAAGATTAGTCCATTTAGGGTCTTTTTACCTTTTGTATTAtcttttgttgaggccgttcggCCTTTTGTAAAAAATATCCATCGGGGCTATTCAGCCCTTGTAAAGAggtttttgatatatatatataaggcttttcctTTTCATAGTTTTTGAatctttcctttgctttatttgtattcgcaaaggtcaaaatgccttagcatgaaatgattaggttatgttcgaaggttcgaacaaaccttgcctttactTTGTGTTAAGGCATTGTAGGGATTCGGTGTTACCGAAAACTTTTCCCCAAAATAATTTAGGTTTATAGCTTGTCAATGATAGCTTTTAAAACTGGTTATAAGAGATTTTCAAAGGCCTTATTTTTGTTACgagtctcggacgtctccgagccgtatTAGTATgaccgtagcctttttagttcgggcgCTTCCTAATAAGCTTTTGTGCCCTCGGGTGTTATTAATcagaacggccttagccttttaattcgggcaatgccaaataagttcaTGCCCTCGaatgttattaactcggaatggccttagcctttaaattagggcaatgccaaataagcttcatgccctcgagtgttattaactcagAACGGCCTTAGCTTTTAAATTCGGgcattgccaaataagcttcatgcccttgagTGTTTTTAACTcagaacggccttagcctttaaattcgggaattGCCAACtaaacttcatgccctcgagtgttttttaactcggaacggccttagcctttaaattcgggcattgcgaaataagctttatgccctcgagtgttattaactcggaacggccttagccttaaaatttgggcaattccaaagtggcagtccccgagtgaaagtgaatgttcgaactttgattaaggtggcccttgggctcgatagctTTAGCTTTAGGAATTTCCTTGAAAGATGTAAGAAGTACTTTAAAGGACAAGATGTTTATGTTCAAGGAAGAATCTTCTTTTATAGTCTTGTGCATAATAGTTGTACATGtatacatgttttgtgccagggctcgagcggtctgtgtgggcacggttcatttgaccgtttgggcCTTACAATAAATCTTTTTCTCGTTAAATTCGATATCTCTGAGGGTATTGCCCCTCAGTGTTCGAGGTTGACCGAAGAGAGGCCTCGAATGCTGTTGTGATCAATTCCACCGGTTCCTAGCCggccttcgattctaagttagcataaTTTacttgctgcctcgttaaaaaccttgccgaaaaacccatttgggacaaaaccggttcaagaaaaaagagtgcaacgcatgctttcagacctaggatcTCGTATCATCCTTTGTTGGTTGCCTGCAAGTGTCAGTTTGAAatgtaaaaagaaaaataaagaaagaattggggtcgtaccttagaaataatatcgctttaagtgagttatattccagttgttcggtaattACTCGTCGTTCATtattccgagcttgtaggatcctttttcggtgatcttgataatttggtacggtccttcccagtttgggcccaattttccttcgttcgggCTTCGGGTGCTCAGCGTGACttttcttagtaccaagtcccctgtattgaagtgtcgaaggttggcccttcgattataatacctttcgatacgctatttttgggcggccatttGGACTagggcggcttcgcgcctttcatctaatatccctaggctcgtattcatagcTTTGTCATTTGATTCCTTCGTTGTATATCGGAGTCTGATGcttggttctccgacctcgactggtattaaagTTTCGGTGCCATAAACTAAAGAAAACGGGGTGGCCCCAGTActggattttgaggtcgtacggtacgcccataggacctcgggtagcattttcttccatttccttttgcgtcggttaacctctttttaaggctttggagtatagttttgttggtagattcagcttgtccatttccactagggtgatagggagtggataagatccttttgatcttatggtattcgagaaacttacttactttgctgccaataaatTATTTTCCGTTGTCACACACAATCTCGGCtggtatcccgaaccggcatatgatgtggtcccagatgaaatcgATGACTTTCTTTTCCCTAACATGTtcgtatgcctgggcttccacccatttagaaaagtagttagtcataaataatataaatcgagccttaccgggtgcccatggaagggggccgacgatgtctattccccatttcatgaacgaccaaggcgacaaaaccgaatgcagcagatccccaggttgatgaatcatcggagtgtgtctttggcattcatcacattttcaaaTGAACTCCCACGCAtttttttccatgtcgatccaatagtAACCGGATCTGATTATTTTTCAGACCAGCgattcggcgcccgaatgatttccacaggtgccttcgtggatttccctcagaacgtactcAGTATCCCTCGGCCCTAGACATATTGCAAGTGGACCAttgaatgttcttctgaacagggtttCGTCTTCGGCTAGGCTAAATCGGGTTGCTTTTGTAGGCAGGGCTCTCGACTCTTTCGGGTTCGAGGGAAATTTTTCGGTCCTGAGATATTCCACGTACttgttcctccagtcccaagttaggctcgtcgagttgatctcggcgtggccttcttccaccaccgataTCATAAGCTGCACGACTTCTCCCGAATTGAACTCGTTGACTTCGACcaacgatcccaagttagcgagggcatcggcttcgctgttttgatcccgaggtacatgttgcaaagtccattctttgaaccgatgtaatgtcacctataatttgtccaagtatctctgcattcctTCCCTGACCTCGAATGTTCCATTAACTTGATTTAttacaaggagggagtcgcacttggcttcgatcacctctgcccccaatcttttggctaattcaaggcctgcaatcatggcctcatatccggcctcgttgttagtcaatttcacagtcttaatagattgtctaattatattacatgttggtggctttagtacgataccaagtccggacccctttgcgtttgaGGCCCtgtctgtaaagagggtccagattcctggAGATGTCCCTGAGTtaaccaataactctctttcgacctcaggtACTAGGGTCGGCGTGAAGTCGACCATGAAGTCCGTCAAGATTTGGGACTTGATGGCAGTCTGAGGtcggtactcaatatcgtacccacttactTCCacaacccatttggccaatcggcccgagagttcgggtttatgcataacgttccttaacgggtaagtagttacgacacatatagggtgacattggaagtatggttttagcttcctagaggcacttagcaaagcgagcgccagtttttctaggtgagggtacctagtttcggcctcacctaaggtcctgctaacataataaattggaaaCTACATACTTTGCTCTTCCCGAaccaag
The DNA window shown above is from Nicotiana tomentosiformis chromosome 8, ASM39032v3, whole genome shotgun sequence and carries:
- the LOC138897463 gene encoding uncharacterized protein, with product MAKTSKSIPQKETPSSSKPSKIVSLAATEEPTPEPPLKSFVPSGCPTRADFKIENTLLVPGLPKDAEMRPPSADDDIYVDPSAPKKDKEKKRRKASSSSSPKKKRPRKRLAHKHKNASARELSSDSLQRLKDESEKEEKDSELVARASVLHHEVFLRYREEFKHHEGETRELDEKKDAYKLLNTLANDSNPQVQKRLDQIEQLQVEVDMVKAGAEEWKKNMDRLTSKKEIARAQLGSAEILLRAINDKYSVQANKIKELHSQLNSVVSGQEALAKELEAAKLEVVVTKTEADDKEA